A stretch of Paraburkholderia phenazinium DNA encodes these proteins:
- a CDS encoding sugar ABC transporter ATP-binding protein, with protein MAHPTPDSPEPVRSHGPALAQHADATAQAGEIEPILATKGVTKTFPGVKALQNVDFRLFPGEVHTLMGQNGAGKSTLINVLTGVVAPDAGVVHLGGQAVAFASPQEAEAAGVRTLYQEVNLCPNLSVAENVFAGRQPKRFGAIDWREIRRRAQAALERLDVSLDVTKSLDAYPIAVQQMVAIARAISVDARVLILDEPTSSLDDSEVAQLFKILRHLKQSGIAILFVTHFLEQTYAISDRITVMRNGEREGEYLARDLSADQLVAKMVGHERMSTRLREAAHEAPAEKEAVQPFVELRGVGRRGSMQPVDLDVQPGQILGLAGLLGSGRTETARLLFGADRADSGTINVGGRAVRLRSPHDAVALGIGYCPEDRKKEGIVAELSIRENILLALQARRGWFRKISGQRARELADLWIERLGIKASDAEQPIGLLSGGNQQKALLARWLATEPKLLILDEPTRGIDVAAKFDIMDRMLALCASGLAILFISSEVSEVLRVSHRVAVLRDRRKIAEVAGNASNEDNIYRLIAGSGE; from the coding sequence ATGGCCCACCCGACTCCCGACTCCCCGGAACCCGTCCGCAGCCACGGCCCGGCGTTGGCGCAGCATGCCGACGCGACCGCCCAGGCGGGAGAGATTGAGCCAATTCTGGCAACGAAGGGCGTCACCAAGACGTTTCCCGGCGTGAAGGCGTTGCAGAACGTCGATTTCCGCCTGTTCCCCGGTGAAGTTCACACGCTGATGGGGCAGAACGGCGCGGGCAAGTCCACCTTGATCAACGTTCTGACGGGGGTGGTTGCGCCCGACGCGGGCGTCGTACATCTAGGCGGTCAGGCGGTGGCTTTTGCGTCTCCGCAGGAGGCTGAGGCAGCCGGCGTGCGGACGCTCTATCAGGAAGTGAATCTGTGCCCGAATCTGTCGGTGGCGGAAAACGTGTTTGCGGGCCGCCAGCCGAAACGCTTCGGCGCGATCGACTGGCGCGAAATCCGGCGTCGCGCGCAGGCGGCACTGGAGCGCCTCGATGTCTCGCTGGACGTGACCAAGTCGCTCGATGCCTATCCCATCGCCGTGCAACAGATGGTGGCCATCGCGCGGGCGATTTCGGTCGACGCGCGCGTGCTGATCCTCGACGAGCCGACCTCGAGCCTCGATGACAGCGAAGTCGCGCAGCTTTTCAAAATACTTCGGCATCTTAAGCAATCGGGCATTGCGATCCTGTTCGTGACGCACTTTCTCGAGCAGACCTACGCGATTTCCGATCGCATCACCGTGATGCGCAATGGCGAGCGCGAGGGCGAGTACCTGGCACGCGATCTGTCGGCGGACCAACTGGTCGCGAAGATGGTCGGACACGAGCGCATGAGCACGCGGCTGCGGGAAGCGGCGCACGAAGCGCCGGCAGAGAAAGAGGCGGTGCAGCCGTTCGTCGAGTTGCGCGGAGTGGGGCGTCGCGGGAGCATGCAGCCGGTCGACCTCGACGTGCAACCGGGGCAGATTCTCGGTCTCGCCGGCCTGCTCGGCTCGGGACGTACCGAAACCGCGCGCCTGCTGTTCGGCGCTGACCGCGCCGATAGCGGCACGATTAACGTGGGCGGTCGCGCCGTGCGCTTGCGTTCGCCACACGACGCCGTGGCGCTCGGTATCGGTTATTGCCCGGAAGACCGCAAGAAGGAGGGCATCGTCGCCGAACTGTCGATTCGCGAGAACATTTTGCTGGCACTGCAGGCACGGCGCGGGTGGTTCCGCAAGATCAGCGGACAGCGGGCGCGTGAGCTGGCTGACTTGTGGATCGAGCGCCTGGGCATCAAGGCATCGGACGCCGAGCAGCCCATTGGCCTGCTCTCCGGCGGCAACCAGCAAAAGGCGCTGCTGGCGCGATGGCTCGCCACCGAACCGAAGCTGTTGATTCTCGACGAGCCAACGCGAGGTATTGACGTCGCCGCGAAGTTCGACATCATGGACCGCATGTTGGCGTTATGCGCCAGCGGTCTCGCGATCCTGTTCATTTCATCGGAGGTCAGCGAGGTGCTGCGGGTGAGTCATCGGGTAGCCGTGCTGCGCGATCGCCGCAAGATTGCGGAGGTGGCGGGTAACGCGTCGAATGAGGACAACATCTATCGGCTGATTGCGGGGA